One Roseimaritima multifibrata DNA window includes the following coding sequences:
- a CDS encoding phospholipase D family protein, with amino-acid sequence MAKFLDTTGVNFYLQNLIKDASVQLVLVSPYLQLNDRIRELLEDKNRLKIDVRIVYGKVELRPDEITWLRNLDLVRTSFCKNLHAKCYMSEHGCIVTSMNLYEFSQVNNNEMGIYFDATDDRQLYSDAKEEVQRILRVSDTVRMSAERVEDPPIVSVEPTPLPNPDSSEKKYDKLTTSKLAKQMGVKTKELLEKLIATGLVEDKDGTPYLTEKGKAAGGEFRTSPRFGPYFIWPADLMV; translated from the coding sequence GTGGCAAAATTCCTCGATACGACCGGTGTGAACTTTTACTTGCAGAACCTAATCAAGGATGCAAGCGTTCAATTGGTTCTTGTAAGTCCGTACCTTCAGCTAAACGACCGCATTCGTGAGCTGCTGGAAGATAAAAACCGATTGAAGATTGATGTGCGAATCGTTTACGGGAAGGTTGAGCTAAGACCGGACGAGATCACTTGGCTACGTAACCTGGATCTGGTCCGTACCAGTTTCTGCAAGAACCTCCATGCGAAGTGTTACATGAGCGAGCACGGATGTATTGTGACGAGTATGAATCTCTATGAGTTCAGTCAAGTCAACAATAATGAAATGGGGATCTATTTCGATGCTACTGACGATCGACAGCTCTATTCGGACGCGAAGGAAGAGGTCCAGCGAATCCTTCGAGTCAGTGACACGGTGCGGATGTCAGCCGAGCGAGTAGAGGATCCGCCAATCGTTTCAGTTGAGCCAACGCCACTGCCGAACCCTGATTCAAGCGAAAAGAAATACGACAAGTTGACAACTTCGAAACTTGCTAAGCAGATGGGCGTCAAGACCAAGGAACTGTTAGAAAAGTTGATCGCCACGGGACTCGTGGAAGACAAGGACGGCACGCCGTACCTAACCGAAAAAGGTAAAGCTGCTGGAGGCGAATTTCGCACCAGCCCGCGTTTCGGACCCTATTTCATTTGGCCCGCCGACTTGATGGTTTAA
- a CDS encoding DUF2357 domain-containing protein, whose protein sequence is MKHLFCIATNRFTLDWHRVRQSDHAVLAHSMPVMGRLQLISHGSGLQWRDSMMRSGVPQAVATDASDTNGPPLYEQTEYQLYLRGANEGDTVEIRHRDPVITRALNSQENGRVVHGSVNFRGQIGRSLFSIYVNGNRTLDFEVEVFPTKIDYKSDYQDIVADVQSILTNLAYEYLRSTHQMGKLSSDRPPSKLEWLVLIEQIIDELDTAMNHIAQRPTRALVRRERTSRLERIRKVDSRVRAQVRRGQGKGSLVRLNGISVREQIVERPAELTLDTMEHRWLRNQLVDVQRTLGQIANIYDSEAELTSRRKRTLDGITRLKSRVSRLLNLEPIKEADGDPPIGFASLQLVSAPGYREAYRLLMFLKMGLRLEGDLIQLAVKDLEVLYEYWTYLTVVRILQDEHGPPQNLDSLFRVRSSGLSVQLKQGETQQVAFSTGKHRKIRVKYNPQFSNHDTTLIPQKPDILIRFEEDGWPIIQLVADAKYRIDATDNYRKQFGAFGPPADAINVLHRYRDAILEIDQSESDTFELKRSVIQAAALFPMNPSPDENFHDSRLWESLERLGVGAIPVLPSNTAFLKEWLLSAVRQGGWSMADRAIANSADERSRDWRIAASEAVLIGTLRAPGTREHFDWVMSERVYYQPYAKTQPRQYHVKQVAIYTPASLGSPGIRHVADVRSFEIVDRSDIATPWPPRRNELMVLYRLSPIRPMNRDIEFTAQDFMPTQGRWTTRLGLERARSVSEVALETEPEWRLLEWLRATNKQFSVRLASAKNQDAQNPKGRAWFHFESGDRVRFDGTNGFLWRPKDGDERYFSLRDFIQHQET, encoded by the coding sequence ATGAAGCACCTGTTCTGTATCGCTACGAATCGTTTCACCCTTGATTGGCATCGTGTTCGCCAAAGCGACCACGCCGTGTTGGCTCATTCGATGCCGGTCATGGGGCGTTTACAGTTGATTTCTCACGGCAGTGGTCTGCAGTGGCGTGATTCAATGATGCGAAGTGGTGTGCCGCAAGCCGTTGCCACTGACGCCAGCGATACAAACGGGCCACCGCTGTACGAACAGACCGAATACCAGCTTTACCTTCGCGGCGCAAACGAAGGCGACACGGTCGAGATTCGCCACCGCGATCCGGTGATCACGCGGGCATTGAACTCGCAAGAGAACGGACGGGTGGTTCATGGTAGCGTGAATTTCCGGGGACAAATCGGACGAAGCCTGTTCTCGATATACGTAAATGGAAATCGAACGCTCGATTTTGAAGTCGAAGTCTTTCCAACGAAGATCGACTACAAATCGGACTACCAAGACATCGTCGCCGATGTGCAGTCGATTCTGACAAACCTCGCTTACGAATACCTGCGGTCGACTCACCAGATGGGCAAACTGTCCAGTGATCGTCCGCCATCGAAGCTCGAGTGGCTGGTCTTGATCGAACAGATCATTGACGAACTCGACACGGCGATGAATCACATTGCTCAGCGACCAACGCGAGCGCTAGTCCGGCGTGAGCGAACATCTCGGCTGGAACGGATCCGAAAAGTGGATTCGCGCGTGCGGGCGCAGGTTCGCCGCGGCCAGGGTAAAGGCTCACTTGTCCGCCTTAACGGCATCTCTGTCCGTGAGCAGATCGTTGAGCGACCGGCGGAGTTAACGCTCGACACAATGGAACACCGCTGGTTGCGTAATCAACTGGTCGATGTGCAGCGAACACTCGGTCAGATTGCGAACATTTACGATTCCGAAGCCGAATTGACGTCTCGACGAAAGCGAACGTTGGATGGCATCACTCGTTTGAAGAGTCGTGTGTCGCGGCTGCTGAACCTGGAACCAATCAAAGAAGCAGACGGCGATCCGCCGATCGGTTTCGCTTCCCTGCAACTGGTGTCGGCACCGGGTTACCGTGAAGCGTATCGGCTGCTGATGTTTTTGAAGATGGGTTTGCGTCTGGAAGGCGATCTGATTCAGTTGGCGGTTAAAGATTTGGAGGTGCTATACGAGTACTGGACGTATCTGACCGTTGTTCGCATCCTCCAAGATGAACACGGTCCGCCGCAGAATCTTGACTCGCTGTTCCGCGTTCGATCGTCCGGCTTGTCAGTTCAGTTGAAGCAGGGGGAGACGCAGCAAGTTGCATTCTCAACTGGAAAGCATCGAAAGATTCGGGTGAAGTACAACCCGCAGTTTTCAAATCATGACACAACTCTGATTCCTCAGAAGCCGGACATTTTGATTCGGTTCGAGGAAGACGGCTGGCCCATCATTCAGTTGGTCGCGGATGCCAAGTATCGCATCGACGCGACGGATAACTATCGCAAGCAATTTGGCGCGTTTGGCCCGCCTGCTGACGCAATCAATGTTCTACATCGTTACCGCGATGCGATCCTGGAAATTGACCAAAGTGAATCGGATACGTTTGAGTTAAAGCGTTCTGTCATTCAAGCGGCGGCATTGTTTCCGATGAATCCATCGCCTGACGAGAATTTTCATGACAGCCGCTTGTGGGAATCCCTGGAGCGACTCGGTGTCGGGGCGATTCCGGTACTGCCCAGCAATACTGCTTTCTTGAAAGAATGGTTGCTTTCGGCCGTTCGCCAAGGCGGTTGGTCGATGGCCGACCGGGCGATTGCGAATTCGGCGGACGAGAGATCGCGTGACTGGCGAATCGCGGCCAGCGAAGCGGTTCTGATTGGAACGCTGCGTGCGCCCGGCACACGAGAGCATTTCGATTGGGTGATGTCGGAACGAGTTTACTACCAACCTTACGCCAAAACACAACCACGACAATATCATGTTAAGCAGGTTGCGATCTACACGCCCGCTAGCTTGGGCAGTCCGGGGATCCGACACGTGGCCGACGTTCGTTCGTTCGAAATTGTGGATCGCTCGGACATCGCGACCCCGTGGCCGCCTCGTCGCAACGAACTCATGGTGCTATATCGTTTAAGCCCCATCCGTCCAATGAACCGTGATATTGAGTTCACCGCCCAGGACTTCATGCCGACGCAGGGACGCTGGACAACAAGGTTGGGGCTGGAACGAGCAAGGTCCGTTTCTGAAGTTGCGTTGGAGACTGAGCCGGAATGGCGATTACTGGAATGGTTGCGTGCTACCAATAAACAGTTTTCTGTTCGGCTCGCGTCTGCCAAGAACCAAGACGCTCAGAATCCCAAGGGCCGAGCTTGGTTCCATTTTGAATCAGGCGATCGGGTTCGCTTCGACGGGACAAACGGTTTTCTCTGGCGTCCTAAGGATGGCGATGAGCGTTACTTCTCGCTGAGAGACTTTATCCAGCATCAGGAAACCTAA
- a CDS encoding DUF2726 domain-containing protein, producing the protein MARSQQSGCLGIFLKLLGIGSGAGPGSKNQDLPYRVRDNFLSAAELAFYRVLEQAVGQTYSINNKVRLWDVLYVPRSDESRKYENKISSKHLDFLLCDPITMQPVLAVELDDASHDRKDRQDRDAFLDQALATAGLSILHITAARTYSIAEVQQQITSFLPDEANTSPAPPPLPTKSNAPSCPKCHTAMVQRKAAKGAHAGKHFWACTNYPQCREIIGID; encoded by the coding sequence ATGGCGAGATCGCAACAAAGTGGCTGCCTGGGGATCTTTCTGAAACTGTTGGGCATCGGTAGCGGAGCCGGACCGGGAAGTAAAAATCAAGATCTTCCATACCGTGTACGCGACAACTTCCTGTCAGCCGCCGAGTTGGCCTTCTATCGCGTTCTTGAACAAGCGGTCGGGCAAACCTACTCGATCAACAACAAGGTGCGACTATGGGATGTGCTGTATGTTCCGCGAAGCGACGAGAGCCGCAAATACGAGAATAAGATCAGCAGCAAGCACCTCGACTTTCTGCTCTGCGACCCGATAACCATGCAGCCGGTCTTGGCCGTCGAACTCGACGACGCCAGCCACGATCGCAAAGACCGACAAGATCGTGACGCGTTTCTCGATCAAGCACTCGCGACCGCTGGCCTGTCCATCCTGCACATCACAGCCGCTCGTACCTATTCGATCGCAGAAGTCCAACAACAAATCACGAGTTTTTTACCCGACGAGGCAAATACCTCGCCAGCTCCACCACCATTGCCGACGAAATCAAACGCCCCCTCCTGTCCGAAATGCCATACCGCAATGGTCCAACGCAAAGCCGCAAAGGGAGCACACGCCGGCAAGCATTTCTGGGCTTGTACCAACTACCCACAATGCCGCGAAATCATAGGTATCGACTAA
- a CDS encoding DUF3179 domain-containing protein, translated as MSIPSRFIRSLLIFTSLTLAALWSLPRQVDRDDSDPLSVHVVQLRGQADVGFDLSQATIPVQEIRAGGPPKDGIPALSNPMMVSAAEATYLRPNDRVIGVVSGRESRAYPLPILNYHEIINDRIGELPIAVTYCPLCDSAVVFDRRTPLGEREFGVSGLLYNSNVLMYDRSKTESLWSQVKGEGVSGPGAGMKLAALPMELTTWAAWQKRNPNTLVVSSETGHRRNYQTSPYARYFQQPNLMFPAKPTSNALPLKETVLGVWDDANSLAIPISAFEGKSTQIEKSLGSKKFTVAFDADDQTIRVVKADPGIQWMNTFWFPWYAFRPATEIVGR; from the coding sequence ATGAGTATTCCGTCCAGATTTATCCGCAGTCTGTTGATTTTCACTTCGTTAACGTTAGCGGCTCTATGGTCGTTGCCGCGTCAGGTTGATCGTGATGACAGCGATCCGTTAAGCGTGCATGTGGTGCAGCTTCGAGGACAAGCCGATGTTGGATTCGACTTGAGCCAAGCAACCATTCCCGTCCAAGAAATTCGCGCCGGGGGACCGCCCAAAGATGGTATCCCTGCCCTGTCCAATCCAATGATGGTCTCGGCCGCCGAAGCGACTTACTTGCGCCCCAACGATCGAGTGATCGGCGTGGTGTCGGGGCGGGAATCGCGTGCTTACCCACTGCCCATTTTGAACTACCACGAGATCATCAACGATCGCATCGGCGAGCTTCCGATCGCTGTGACCTATTGCCCACTGTGCGATTCGGCGGTCGTGTTTGATCGTCGGACTCCGCTTGGGGAACGGGAGTTCGGCGTATCAGGATTGCTGTACAACAGCAACGTGTTGATGTACGACCGATCCAAAACGGAAAGCCTCTGGTCGCAGGTGAAAGGCGAAGGTGTTTCCGGCCCCGGTGCTGGAATGAAGTTGGCCGCGTTGCCGATGGAGCTGACCACGTGGGCCGCTTGGCAGAAACGCAATCCCAACACATTGGTGGTTTCGTCAGAAACCGGCCACAGACGAAACTATCAAACCAGCCCGTACGCTCGCTATTTTCAACAACCCAATCTGATGTTCCCGGCAAAGCCAACCAGCAACGCGTTGCCTTTGAAGGAAACGGTGCTGGGCGTTTGGGACGACGCCAATTCGCTGGCGATTCCGATTTCTGCGTTCGAAGGAAAGTCGACGCAAATCGAAAAGTCTCTTGGCAGCAAAAAGTTCACGGTAGCCTTCGACGCTGATGATCAAACGATTCGAGTCGTCAAAGCCGATCCCGGAATTCAATGGATGAATACGTTCTGGTTCCCCTGGTACGCGTTTCGTCCCGCAACCGAAATTGTGGGACGCTGA
- a CDS encoding rhodanese-like domain-containing protein has protein sequence MPRLFAISVAALLFVAIPTILVAQFGKFFFGSPAVPEVTVQQLQKLNAKQPEELYKINEQYLILDVRAPEEYQVSMIPGAITQEQFEKNQAEYRNRTIIVYCTIGYRSEKYAKKLIADGFIAQNFKGSILDWCRAGMPLVTMQGEQTNRVHTYSSEYKVPPNYTAVY, from the coding sequence GTGCCACGTCTGTTCGCTATCAGTGTCGCCGCGCTGCTCTTTGTTGCGATCCCAACAATTTTGGTTGCACAATTCGGAAAGTTCTTTTTCGGATCCCCGGCGGTTCCGGAAGTGACGGTCCAGCAATTGCAGAAGTTGAACGCGAAGCAGCCCGAGGAACTTTACAAAATCAATGAACAGTATCTGATCCTGGATGTAAGGGCCCCCGAAGAGTACCAAGTGTCAATGATCCCTGGAGCGATCACGCAAGAGCAGTTTGAAAAGAATCAAGCAGAGTATCGCAACCGAACGATCATCGTTTACTGCACGATCGGATATCGGTCCGAAAAGTATGCAAAGAAACTGATTGCGGATGGTTTTATCGCCCAGAATTTTAAAGGTAGTATCCTAGATTGGTGCCGCGCAGGAATGCCGCTGGTGACCATGCAAGGTGAACAGACGAATCGAGTGCACACCTACAGCTCCGAATACAAAGTCCCTCCCAACTACACGGCAGTCTACTGA
- a CDS encoding DUF6884 domain-containing protein gives MSSDKFHVNSILVVVPCGRAKIWAKQPTVGPIFAKDAYTGSPFKVNRKYAERKGNNWIILSAKYGFILPDFELPGPYEVTFKRNSSGPVSTEILKQQVAMMKLDQYADVIGLGGKEYRAAIVAAFESTRVEPTFPFAGLPIGKAMQATKQASEQSEDS, from the coding sequence ATGTCATCCGACAAATTCCATGTAAATTCCATTCTCGTCGTCGTGCCATGCGGGAGGGCGAAGATCTGGGCCAAGCAGCCCACTGTCGGGCCGATTTTTGCGAAAGATGCCTATACCGGCTCACCGTTTAAAGTAAATCGGAAATATGCGGAACGAAAGGGGAACAACTGGATCATCCTCAGTGCGAAGTACGGCTTCATCTTGCCCGACTTCGAGCTTCCTGGTCCGTATGAAGTCACCTTCAAACGGAACTCGTCTGGTCCCGTCTCCACAGAAATACTTAAGCAGCAAGTCGCGATGATGAAACTCGACCAATACGCGGACGTGATTGGACTCGGAGGCAAGGAATATCGAGCCGCAATCGTCGCTGCATTTGAGAGCACTAGAGTTGAACCAACGTTCCCGTTCGCCGGCCTCCCTATCGGCAAGGCGATGCAAGCGACTAAACAAGCGAGTGAACAGTCCGAAGATTCGTAA